The Salvia miltiorrhiza cultivar Shanhuang (shh) chromosome 1, IMPLAD_Smil_shh, whole genome shotgun sequence genome has a window encoding:
- the LOC131018827 gene encoding uncharacterized protein LOC131018827, which produces MVGNEDKPRYRTRKGQISTNVLGACDRNMNFTYVLTGWEGSMADSRILRDAINRPHGLKVPKGKYYLCDNGYANSDGFLTPFNGVRYHLKEWGPNAARPQNKEELFNLRHSKARNAIERAFGILKMRWGILISPSFYPIRHQNRLIMTAFLLNNFIHMEMAIDPIEQQLDVSNPARCHP; this is translated from the exons ATGGTTGGTAACGAGGATAAACCTCGGTATAGAACAAGGAAAGGGCAGATTTCAACCAATGTTCTAGGTGCTTGTGATCGAAACATGAATTTCACTTATGTTTTAACCGGTTGGGAAGGTTCGATGGCCGATTCTCGAATCTTACGAGATGCCATAAATAGACCTCACGGCCTTAAGGTCCCAAAGG GAAAATACTATTTGTGTGATAATGGTTACGCAAATAGTGATGGTTTTCTAACGCCTTTCAATGGTGTTAGATACCATCTGAAGGAGTGGGGCCCCAATGCTGCACGACCACAAAATAAAGAAGAACTATTTAACTTGAGACATAGTAAGGCAAGAAACGCCATAGAGCGAGCATTTGGCATTTTGAAGATGAGGTGGGGTATTCTTATATCACCGTCCTTTTACCCTATTCGACATCAAAATAGACTCATAATGACGGCCTTCCTACTCAACAACTTTATTCACATGGAGATGGCGATTGACCCTATAGAACAACAACTAGATGTtagca atccggcccgttgccatccctag